The sequence CAGCGTGCCAGCGGCGCCCAGGTGGAAGGTACGGTGGAGGAGCGCCTGGCGCTGTTCAACCCTGCCGAGCCGCAGCAAGAGGCCGCCACGCACAAGGTCAGCAACCGGCAGTGGGAGCAGTTGCTGCGCCAGAACTTCATCAACATCCGCCGCGTGCGCGAGTGGCGTGATATTCACTCCCAGCTGCTCACCGTGGTCAAGGAGCAGAAATGGCAGATCAACAGCGAGGCCGCAGGCTATGAGGCCATGCACCTGTCCATGCTCTCCGGTCTGCTGGGCAATATCGGCTACAAGGGCGAGGAAAGCGAAGCCTATCTGGGCGCCCATGGCATCAAGTTCCACCCCCACCCCGGCGCGCACCTGAGCAAAAAACCGGGCCGCTGGATTGTGGCGGCAGAGCAGGTCGAGACCTCGCGCCTGTACGGCCGTGGCATTGCCGCCATCGAGCCGCAGTGGCTGGAAGAGGTGGGCGCCCATCTCTTGAAAAAGCAACTGCTGGACCCGCACTGGAGCAAAAAACAGGCCGATGTGGTGGCGCTGGAGCGGGCCACGCTGTATGGCCTGGTGGTCTACAACGGCCGGCGCGTGAGCTATGGCCGCGTGGACCCGCATGCGGCGCGCAACACCTTTATCCGCCAGGCCCTGGTGGAGGGCGAGTGGGAAACCAAATGGCATTTCCTGCCCGCCAACCTCAAGCTGATGCGCAAGGTCGAAGAGCTGGAGCACAAAAGCCGCCGTCAGGACGTGCTGGTAGACGACGAGCTGATCTTCGCCTTCTACGACCAGCAACTGCCGCGCGATGTGTACAGCGGCGCTACCTTTGACCAGTGGTTCCGCCTGCACAGCAAGGACAAGCCCGAGCTGCTGCGCCTGTCCAAGGACGAGCTGATGCGCCACGAGGCCGCCGGCATCACCACCGACAACTTCCCCAAGTTGCTCAAGCTCGGCGGTGTGGACTGCACGGCCAGCTATCTGCACAGCCCCGGCGATGCACGCGACGGCGTCACCGTTACCGTGCCGCTGTTTGTGCTCAATCAGGTCAGCGAGGAGCGTGCCGAGTGGCTGGTGCCGGGCATGCTCAAGGACAAGATCCAGGCCCTGCTCAAAAGCCTGCCACAGCGCCCGCGCAGCCGCTTTGTGCCACTGCCCGAAAGCGCGGCCCGCCTGGCCGCGCTGTTCACCCAGCCCGAGCGCTGGGCCCAGCAGGGCAGCGGCCTGATCGATGCCTTGCTGAAACAGGTGCGCGACGAAACCTCGCTGGATGTGAAGCGCGCCGACTTCAAGCTGGACATGCTCAGCCCGCATCTGTTCATGAACTTCCGCATCACGGACGAGCATGGTCGCCAGCTGGACCAGGGCCGCAACCTGGGCGCGCTCAAGTCCAAACTGGGCAGTCAGGCGCGCGGCGCCTTCCAGGAGCTTGCTTCCTTAAAGGTAGCAGCCGTAGCATCTGTGCAGCCTGATGTGGCCATAGATGAAGCGCAAACCGGCGCCCAGAAAGCACAGGCTGCTGCAAAAACAGAAGCAGTTGCAGGCAAGGCCGGACAACCCAAACAAGCCGCAGCAGCCCAGCCGCATGACGCCCGCTACAAGGAATGGAGTTTTGGCGAGCTGCCCGAGCTGATGGAAATCCGCCAGGGCAACCAGACTTTGCTGGGCTTCCCGGCGCTGATCGATCACGGCGACTGCGTGGGCATCGCCGTGTTTGACGAGCCCGAGATGGCCGCGGCCAAGCACCGCGTGGGCCTGCGCCGCCTGTTTGCGCTGCAAATCCGCGACGCGCTGAAATACCTGGAAAAAAACATCCCCGATCTGCAGAAGATGGCCGTGGCCTATATGCCGCTGGGCACGCAGGAGGAGCTGCGCGCCCAGATCATCGACGTGGCCATAGACCGTGCCTTTTTGCAGGAGCCTTTGCCAGCCAATGCCAACGACTTCAAGCAGCGTGTGCAGGACGGGCGCGGGCGCCTGACCCTGATCGCCAACGAGGTGGCGCGCATGGCCGGTGTGATTCTGGTGGAGTACGCGGCTGCCGCGCGCAAGATCAAGGACACCAAGAATGCGCCTGATGCCACCAAGGACGCTGGCGAGCAGCTGAACAAGCTGATGCCCAAGAACTTTATCGCCGTGGCGCCTTGGACGCAGCTAGGCCATTACGCGCGCTACCTGAAGGCCATCACCACACGCCTGGACAAATACCGCGCCGACCCCGCGCGCGACGCCCTCAAGCTCAAGGAGCTGCAGCCGCTGGAGCAGCGCTACTGGCGCCTGGTGGCCGAGCGCAAGGGCCAGGTCGATGCCCGCATGCAGGAATACCGCTGGATGCTGGAGGAGCTGCGCGTGAGCTTTTTCGCCCAGGAGCTGCGCACGCCGTATCCGGTCAGCAGCAAGCGCCTAGACAAGGTCTGGCAGCAGCTGCAGCACTGATGCCGCGCTGGCCTTGCTGCTTCAGCGTGCCTGGCGCTGGCGCTCGGCCAGCACGTGCCGCGCGCTCTCGACCAGCTTGTGGATGAGGGCCAGCCTTGCGGAAGAGCGCAGCCACATGACGCCAAACCTACGGGTCTGGATGGCATCGGGCAGTGGAATGCGCACCACGTCTTGCCCATCCGGCAGGTTCAATGCGGTGTCGGGCACCAGGGCCACGCCCAGCCCGCGGTCGACCATCATGGCAATGGCCGCGAGCGAGCTCAGCTCGAAGCGCTCCTGGGGGGCGACGCCAATGTCCTGCAGATAACGCTCCACCATCTTGCCGCCACCCAGAGTGCGGTCATAACGCACCAGGGGCTGGGTGCGCAGCAATTGGTGCGGGTCTCGCCTGGCCATGCTTTTGGGGGCCAGCAAGATCAGCTTTTCCTCCCGCAGCTGCGACCAGTCGCAAGTCTTGGCCAGCGGAAAGTTGGGGTAGAGGCAGACCGCAGCATCGATATCGCCGGTTTGCATCTCCTCATACAACTGGTGGGTGGTGGCCGAGCGCAGATAGACCTTGACGTCCGGGCATGCCACGACGAACTTGGCGAGGATGTCGGGTAGCAGGCTGTGCAGGGCCGTATTGATCGTGCCAATGACCAGCTCGCCCGTGTTGGCATCCTGATTGACCAGGGTGTGGGTGTTCGAGAGTTCACGCAGCAGCGCGGGGACGCTGTCCTTGAGCCGGTGGCCCGCCGGAGTGGGCACCACGGTGCGCCCTGCGCGCGTCAGCAGCGGGGTGCCAAATTCTTTTTCCAGATTGCGCATCTGCTGTGCCACGGCGGCCGCCGTGAGGTGCATGCGGCGTGCGGCCTCCGCCATGGAGCCGGTCTCTGCGACCAGAAGAAAGCTGTTCAGGTAGCTGGTTTCCATCAGAGGGTGCGTAAAAAGAAAGTTTTTCTATCTTCTGAACGCATGGTACAGCGCTTTATTTCAGGGGGATCCCTTCAGACAATCGCTGCATGAGAAGCAAATTGTTTGTTCCAGGCTCCCGGCCTGAGCTGTTTCCCAAGGCCTTGCGCAGCGATGCGGACAGCCTGTCCTATGACCTGGAGGATGCCGTGGCGGAGCCGCGCAAGGCAGAGGCGCGGGCCTTGCTGAGCGCCTTTTTGCAAAGCGATGCGGCGCGTGCCCATGACAAGACCATCATCGTGCGGGTCAACGCCATGGACACCCCGCATTTCGCAGCGGACGTGGCCGCCGTCGTGCAGCAGGGTGTGCAACTCATCAACTTGCCCAAGCCTGAAAGTGCGCAGCATGTCAGAGACGCAGCCGAGCAAATCGCTGTCGCAGCGCAAGCCAATGGGCTGGATGCGGCGCCTGGTTTGCTGCTCAACATTGAAACCCCGAAAGCATTGCGCACTGCGGCGGAGCTGGCAGGCGCGCACCCCAGCGTGGTGGGCCTGCAGGTGGGGCTGGGCGATCTTTTCGAGCCTTACGGCATTCACCGGCGGGAGCGTGCGGCCATTGAGCAAGTGCTTTTTGCCGTGCGCATGGCAGCGGCAGAGGCCCATGTGCTGGCCTACGACGGCGCGTTTTCCAACATCAGCGACACCGAAGGCTTTCGTGCCGAGGCGCAACTGGCCCACAGGTTGGGATTTCAGGGCAAGACCTGCATCCATCCCAGCCAGGTCGCCTTGGCCAATGCCGTCTTTCAGCCGACTGCCGCAGAAATTGAAGAGGCGCTCAAGGTGGTGGCGGCTTCGCACGAAGCACAGCACAGCGCAGTGGGTGCCTATGTGGTGGACGGAAAGATGATCGACAAGCCTTTTGTGCTGCGTGCGCAAGCCATCGTGGCGCGCGCCCGGGAGCAGGGCTTGATTCCGCCCTCGCCATCGCGGGCGGCGTAGGTGCACAAGGCGATGCACTGCGCGCTGTGCGATGGACCGCTTTGATTCATATAACGACAGGAGACATAGATGAAACCGACAACTTCCCTGGTTCGCCGCACGGTGGCCGCTTCAGCGTGCATGCTGGCTTTCGGCATGGCTTTTCCCGCATTGGCCAGTGGTGCGCCTTATCCCAGCAAGGCCATCACCCTGGTCGTGCCTTACCCGCCCGGAGGCTCCAATGACGTGTTTGCACGCCTGGTGGCCAAGGAAATGGGCGAGATGCTCAAGCAGGCCATCATTGTGGAAAACCGTCCGGGTGCCAGCGGCAACACGGGCACGGCTTCCGTGGCCAAGGCGCCGGCAGATGGCTACACCATCGTGGCGGTGTCTTCCAGCATGACGACCAATGCGGCGGTGCAACCGAAGATGCCGTTTGACCCGGTCAAGAGCCTGGCGCCCATTGCGATGCTGGCCAAGGGACCGATGGTGGTGGCGGTGAACAACGAATTCCCTGCCAGCACGCCCGAAGAGCTGATCAAGGCTGTGAAGGCCAACCCCGGCAAGTTCAATTACGCCACCTCTGGCACCGGCAGCGTCAACCACATTGCGACGGAGTATTTGCGCGCCATGGCGCCTGGCTTTGACATCACCCACATCCCCTACAAAGGCCAAGGCCTGGCGGTGACCGATGTGGTGGGCAACCAGGTGCAGATGCTGATGTCCAGCGGACCATCGATCCTGCCAATGATTCGCAACGGAAAGCTCAAGGCGGTGGGCATCACCAGCTTGAAGCCCAGTCCGATTGCACCGGACCTCAAGCCTATGGCCTCGGCCGTGCCGGGCTTTGAATTTGAGTTGTGGTGGGGCCTGCTGGCCCCGGCAGGAACCCCTGCCGACATCGTCAACCAGCTCAATGCCACCGTGAACAAGGCGCTGGCCAAGCCCGCGCTGAAAGATCACTTCCTGCGTGAAGGTGCACTGGTGACACCGATGGCGCCGGCCCAGTTTGGCGAGGTGATCAGCAGCGATGTGGCGCGCTGGAAGCAATTGGCCAAGACAAACAATATCGTTGCAGATTGATGGAGTGAGTGACGGATGAGTTTCGCCCTTATTGAACGTGAAGGTCCCAAGGGTCCGTTGAGTGGGATTCGTGTCCTGGACCTGAGTGCCTACATCGCTGGCCCCTACGGGTGCTCGCTGCTGGCAGATCAGGGGGCGGAGGTCATCAAGATCGAGCCCCCAGCTGGCGATAACCTGCGCCAATACCCTTCCACGCTGGAGGCCGAGAGCCGGGCTTTTCTCGGGGTCAATCGCAGCAAATGGGGCATGGTGCTGGATTTGAAGCAGGCGCCGGACCATGCGGTGCTCTTGAAGCTGGTGCGGGATGCGGATGTGCTGGTGCACAACTTTCGCCCCGGCGTGCCGGAGCGCCTGGGGATTGCTTTCGCGCAGCTCAGCGCCATCAACCCGCGTTTGGTGTATTGCAGCGTGACGGGCTATGGCAGCAAAGGACCGCTGAAGAACAAGGCAGGCTACGACCAGGTGCTACAAACTTTGAGTGGCATGTGCGCCATGCAGGGCAAGGCCGATGGGCCGCCCGAAATCCTTTACGGCTCGGTGGTCGACTACTACGCCTCGGCACTGGTGGCCAGTGGCGTGGCATCGGCCTTGTACGAGCGCGAGAAGAGTGGGCTGGGCCAGCATGTGGGGGTTTCGCTGCTGGGCGCCGCACTCACCATGCAGTCTGCCCGCCTGGTCTGGGCGAGCGGCGAACCTCGGGAAGTGGGACGGGACATGCGCTCGGGTGGCATTACCGGCATCCATCCCACCAGGGAGGGCTTTATCTACATCTCCGCCAACACCCAGCATTTCTGGGCGGCACTGTGCGCGAAGACGGGCATGCATGACCTGGCGCGGGACGCGCAATACGACACGGTGCGCAAGCGCGCCCAGCACAAGGCGCTGCTGGTGGAGCGATTGCGCAGCGCCTTGCAGGCGCAGACGGCGCTGGAGTGGGAGGGCATCTTCGGCGAGGAGGTGCCCTGTGCCGCAGCGCGCACGGTGGAAGATATGTTCGATGACCCCCAGGTGCAGGCGGAAGGGCTGATTGCCGAGTTCTCGCACCCCGTTGTTGGCCGCTACCGTGGTTTCACCCGCCCTGTGGATTTTCACCGCACCCCCGGACCCACACCGTTTGCTGCGCCGGCACTGGGGCAGCATACCGTGCTGCTCAAGGGCCAAGGCTGACGACCGCGGTGTGGCGAGGCAGGCACTGCCTTGCTGTGCCGTCTGAATCTTCTGCATGGCCTGCGCTGTCACATGGCCGCAGCCCGCCTGGGTGTTTGGTTTGAGGGGGCTGGTGGTGCGCCATGCACAATGCGCGGCGCATTACCGCCACCCCAAGAGGAGACACCCATGTTCCGCACACTTTTGAAGTCCAAGATTCACCGCGTCAAGACCACGCACTGCGAGCTGCACTACGAAGGCTCCTGCGCCATCGACGAGGATTTGCTGGACGCCGCCAATATTGCCGAGAACGAGCAGATTCATATCTGGAACATCGACAACGGCGAGCGCTTTGTCACCTATGCCATCAAGGGCCAGCGCGGCAGCGGCATGATTTCGGTGAATGGCTCGGCAGCGCGCCGTGCCGCTGTGGGGGATTTGCTCATCATTGCCGCCTTTGCCCAGGTGCATGAAAGCGATGTGGCAGACCACCAGCCCCAGCTGGTGTTTGTGGATGATCACAATCGCCAGACGGAGCTGCGCCACAAGGTGGCTACGCAGACGCTGTAGGCCGCAGCAAGGCCCGGCTGGACAAGGCCAGGCCCAGGGCCAGCAGGGCCGCCAGCACCAGCAGCCAGAGGGCGCCGTTGGCTTGCATGGCAGTCAGTCCCATCAACCATGCGGTGCCGAAAAATGCCAGGCTGGAGCCCAGGTGCATCAAGCTGGTTTGCAGCATGGAAAAGCTGGTGCGTCGCTCAGGGCTGGGATGGGCCGCGCTGGTGGCAGCCGCTGCGACCAGGGCCGTATAGGTGCTGGCCATGAAGCACACCATGAACAGCCCGCTGGCCATGGCGCCCAGCGGGCCCATCACGCCGCTGGCGCAGGCCAGCAAATTGGCTGCCAGAGCCGCCAGCCCCCAGCGGAACACGCGCGGCCCGCCAAAGCGGGAGACGGCCTTGCCCGCCAACCTGGAGGCCAACAAGCCGGCTACGCCACCCAACAAAAACCACAGCGGCAATTGGGCGCTGCCACCGGTCAGACCCATCAAGATGGGCGCCAGCATGGGAATCACCAGCAGGGCCGGAAATTGCGACAAGGCATTGAGCCCGGCGTGGCGCAGCGTGCCGCCGCGCAGGCCGGACAGCATCTGCCCGAGCGAGGCCGCACGGGCTGGTGGGCGTGTAGCGGGCAGCTTCCAGGCCGCAGTGCACAGGCACAGCAGACAGCAAGCGCCGATCAGGCGAAACGACCAGCGCCAATCCGCAGCCTGTGCCAGCCACAACACCAGCGGCGTGCCGGCAATGCTGACGGCGGAAAACGCCACCACCGTGAGCGCCAGCAGGGCCGGCCGTTCTTTTTCGCTGGCATGCACCAGCAAAATGGCCGAGGCGCTGCCCATGGTGATGCCACCGGTGAGCCCGGCCACGGTGCGCCAGAACAGCAAACTGCCAAAGCCTTCGGCCATGGAGGTGGCCAGCGTGGTCAGGCTCAGCACCGACAGGGCCGCCAGCAGCAGCCGCTTGGGCTGTACGCGGTCTGCCAGACCATAGGCTAGCAGGCCGGAGACGATGGCTGCGATGGTGTAGGCGCCGGCGGCATAGCCGGCCCAGCCCACGGGAACGCCCAGGTCGCCCGCCATCCAGGGGAACAAGGGGCTGACGGCCATGTACTCCAGCGCATTGGTGAACTGGATGGCGGCCACCACCCAGGCAATGCTGCGTGCGCTGCCGGTCATGGAGGGCGTGGTGGGTGACTCTGGTGCAGAGGCCGATGAAAAAGAAGAAGGACTGCGATCTTGCATGGCAGGTGCTTGGTAGCCGGAAAGTGCCGCAGTCTAGGTGCCAAGCGCTGTCTAAAATAGGTCGTTTTTGATAACGATTGAATATCAAAATGAGTCAGAAAAAAGAGCGGCTGAATCTGAATGCCTTGCGTGTGTTTGTGGCCGTGGCGTCCCGACAGAGCTTTGCTGCGGCCGGGCGGATGCTGGAACTGCCCACGTCCAATGTCAGCCGCCATGTCAGCACGCTGGAGCAGAGCCTGGGCCTCAAATTGCTGGACCGGCGCGGCCGCAGCCTGCGCTTGACCGAGGCGGGCCAGGCCTTGTGCGAGCGTTTTGCGCCGCTGCTGCTGGATGTGGAGGGCTTTGTGGACACACTCAAACCCGCCGGCGCTGCACTGCAAGGCAGCTTGCGCATCAGCCTGCCCAGCGAAGCCGGTCCCTATCTGCTGGGGCCGGCCCTGGCCGACTTTGTGCACCAGAACCCCGAGCTGGAGCTGCGCTGCATCACCACGCTTGCAGGTGTGGAAGGGGGCTTGGAGGACATGGACCTGGCTGTGGTGGTGGGGCGCGGTGACCTGCCCGACACCAGTTGGGTGGCCCAGCCCCTGGCCGAGCTGGAGAGCGTGGTGGTGGCCGCGCCGGCCTTGCTGCAGCGCTATGGCACGCCCACCCATGTCAGGGAGCTGGAACAACTGCCCTGCATCACCACGGTCGATGTGCTGGGCGGCGCACCCTGGCGCTTTGTGCAGGGCAGGGGGCGCATCTGGCAGCAGCCGGTGATGGCGCGGGTGAGGCTGGACAGCGGCGCCCTGGCATTCATGGCCGCGCGGCGTGGCACGGGCTTTGCCATTTTGGCCCGCCAGGCCTGCGAGCAGGCCATAGCGGCAGGGGAGCTGGTCGTCATTTCTCTGGACAAGCAGCCCGCACCGCTGCGTTTGCTGGCCATCTACCCCCAGCGCAAATACCTGCCGCAAAAGGTCAAGGCGCTGATTGCGCACTTCCGCCAGGCCTTGGGCGCGCAGGGCAGCGCTTGAGTACAAGAGGGCCAGGTAGCGCATGTGAACTTGACTTGAAGCAAACCGTAGCACAGCCCCGGGGCAGTCCGGCTGTTACAGTTTGCGGCATGCAGGGCAGCCCAGGTAGGCGCTGCCGGCGTAGCCAGCGGGTTGAACACAGATGCAAATCACGTTTCATGGGGCCGCGCAAGCGGTGACGGGCTCTTGCTTCCGGGTGGAAGTAGGAGATGGCAGTTTTCTGATCGATTGCGGCATGGCCCAGGGCGGGCAGCTGGCGCAGGCGCACAACCAGAGCGCCTTTGCCTTCGACCCGCGCGAGATCGATTTTGTGTTGCTCACCCATGCGCACATAGACCACAGCGGCCTGCTGCCCAAGCTGGCAGCCCAGGGCTTTCGCGGGCCTATTTACTGCACACCGGCCACGGCCGATCTGCTGGAGGTGCTGCTCAAGGACAGCGCCCATATCCAGAGCATGGAGGCCGAACGCCACTGGCGCCGTGCCCGCAAGGGGCGCCAGAACGGCGGCAAGCATGCAGGCCACGGCCAGCATGAGGAGGACGAAGTCGCGCCGCTGTACACCCAGCAGGACGTGGCGCGGGCGCTGTCCCTGGTGGAGGCCAAGCCTTATGAGCAGCTGTTTTCCCCGCACCCGGCCGTGCAGGTCAAGCTGCGCGATGCCGGCCATATTCTGGGCTCGGCCATTGTCGAAGCCTGGCTGACCGAAGAGGGCCGCACGCGCAAGCTGGTGGCCAGCGGCGACCTGGGCCAGCCCGGCCGGCCCATTCTGCGCGACCCGGCCATCATTGATGAGGCCGATGTGCTGCTGATCGAATCCACCTACGGCGATCGCCTGCACAAGG comes from Comamonas sp. GB3 AK4-5 and encodes:
- the panD gene encoding aspartate 1-decarboxylase, encoding MFRTLLKSKIHRVKTTHCELHYEGSCAIDEDLLDAANIAENEQIHIWNIDNGERFVTYAIKGQRGSGMISVNGSAARRAAVGDLLIIAAFAQVHESDVADHQPQLVFVDDHNRQTELRHKVATQTL
- a CDS encoding CoA transferase; protein product: MSFALIEREGPKGPLSGIRVLDLSAYIAGPYGCSLLADQGAEVIKIEPPAGDNLRQYPSTLEAESRAFLGVNRSKWGMVLDLKQAPDHAVLLKLVRDADVLVHNFRPGVPERLGIAFAQLSAINPRLVYCSVTGYGSKGPLKNKAGYDQVLQTLSGMCAMQGKADGPPEILYGSVVDYYASALVASGVASALYEREKSGLGQHVGVSLLGAALTMQSARLVWASGEPREVGRDMRSGGITGIHPTREGFIYISANTQHFWAALCAKTGMHDLARDAQYDTVRKRAQHKALLVERLRSALQAQTALEWEGIFGEEVPCAAARTVEDMFDDPQVQAEGLIAEFSHPVVGRYRGFTRPVDFHRTPGPTPFAAPALGQHTVLLKGQG
- a CDS encoding MFS transporter; its protein translation is MQDRSPSSFSSASAPESPTTPSMTGSARSIAWVVAAIQFTNALEYMAVSPLFPWMAGDLGVPVGWAGYAAGAYTIAAIVSGLLAYGLADRVQPKRLLLAALSVLSLTTLATSMAEGFGSLLFWRTVAGLTGGITMGSASAILLVHASEKERPALLALTVVAFSAVSIAGTPLVLWLAQAADWRWSFRLIGACCLLCLCTAAWKLPATRPPARAASLGQMLSGLRGGTLRHAGLNALSQFPALLVIPMLAPILMGLTGGSAQLPLWFLLGGVAGLLASRLAGKAVSRFGGPRVFRWGLAALAANLLACASGVMGPLGAMASGLFMVCFMASTYTALVAAAATSAAHPSPERRTSFSMLQTSLMHLGSSLAFFGTAWLMGLTAMQANGALWLLVLAALLALGLALSSRALLRPTASA
- a CDS encoding LysR family transcriptional regulator; amino-acid sequence: MSQKKERLNLNALRVFVAVASRQSFAAAGRMLELPTSNVSRHVSTLEQSLGLKLLDRRGRSLRLTEAGQALCERFAPLLLDVEGFVDTLKPAGAALQGSLRISLPSEAGPYLLGPALADFVHQNPELELRCITTLAGVEGGLEDMDLAVVVGRGDLPDTSWVAQPLAELESVVVAAPALLQRYGTPTHVRELEQLPCITTVDVLGGAPWRFVQGRGRIWQQPVMARVRLDSGALAFMAARRGTGFAILARQACEQAIAAGELVVISLDKQPAPLRLLAIYPQRKYLPQKVKALIAHFRQALGAQGSA
- a CDS encoding CoA ester lyase: MRSKLFVPGSRPELFPKALRSDADSLSYDLEDAVAEPRKAEARALLSAFLQSDAARAHDKTIIVRVNAMDTPHFAADVAAVVQQGVQLINLPKPESAQHVRDAAEQIAVAAQANGLDAAPGLLLNIETPKALRTAAELAGAHPSVVGLQVGLGDLFEPYGIHRRERAAIEQVLFAVRMAAAEAHVLAYDGAFSNISDTEGFRAEAQLAHRLGFQGKTCIHPSQVALANAVFQPTAAEIEEALKVVAASHEAQHSAVGAYVVDGKMIDKPFVLRAQAIVARAREQGLIPPSPSRAA
- a CDS encoding tripartite tricarboxylate transporter substrate binding protein, whose amino-acid sequence is MKPTTSLVRRTVAASACMLAFGMAFPALASGAPYPSKAITLVVPYPPGGSNDVFARLVAKEMGEMLKQAIIVENRPGASGNTGTASVAKAPADGYTIVAVSSSMTTNAAVQPKMPFDPVKSLAPIAMLAKGPMVVAVNNEFPASTPEELIKAVKANPGKFNYATSGTGSVNHIATEYLRAMAPGFDITHIPYKGQGLAVTDVVGNQVQMLMSSGPSILPMIRNGKLKAVGITSLKPSPIAPDLKPMASAVPGFEFELWWGLLAPAGTPADIVNQLNATVNKALAKPALKDHFLREGALVTPMAPAQFGEVISSDVARWKQLAKTNNIVAD
- a CDS encoding LysR family transcriptional regulator; this encodes METSYLNSFLLVAETGSMAEAARRMHLTAAAVAQQMRNLEKEFGTPLLTRAGRTVVPTPAGHRLKDSVPALLRELSNTHTLVNQDANTGELVIGTINTALHSLLPDILAKFVVACPDVKVYLRSATTHQLYEEMQTGDIDAAVCLYPNFPLAKTCDWSQLREEKLILLAPKSMARRDPHQLLRTQPLVRYDRTLGGGKMVERYLQDIGVAPQERFELSSLAAIAMMVDRGLGVALVPDTALNLPDGQDVVRIPLPDAIQTRRFGVMWLRSSARLALIHKLVESARHVLAERQRQAR
- the hrpA gene encoding ATP-dependent RNA helicase HrpA, whose protein sequence is MSLKITFPESLPVSSRRDEIMEAMDRHQVIIVCGETGSGKTTQLPKIALALGRGKINAVPDEKGQVRGHLIGHTQPRRIAASSVAKRIAEELNTPLGEVVGYRVRFQDTLQKNASVKLMTDGILLAETQTDPLLKAYDTLIIDEAHERSLNIDFLLGYLKQLLPKRPDLKVVVTSATIDAERFAKHFESKDGPAPVIMVSGRTYPVEMRYRPLEGEKDKDLNDAIADGVDELWQGGRGGDILIFLPGEREIREAADHVRKHLQNSPTLRSAEVLPLFSRLSQAEQDRIFDGHTGRRIVLATNVAETSLTVPGIRYVIDAGTARVKRYSFRSKVEQLLVEPISQAAANQRAGRCGRVANGICIRLYDEADFNGRDRFTDPEILRSSLAGVILRMKSLGLGDVVHFPFLEAPSGRAIADGYQLLAELGAVDERGELLAMGKELSRLPLDPRVGRMIVEAKSRGALAEVLIIASALSVQDVRDRPMEAQQQADQAHAKFDDEKSEFSGYLRLWKWLSDARGGKVVAKSRAEMAAQSKPAAKPSTRSQAFLPVSQRASGAQVEGTVEERLALFNPAEPQQEAATHKVSNRQWEQLLRQNFINIRRVREWRDIHSQLLTVVKEQKWQINSEAAGYEAMHLSMLSGLLGNIGYKGEESEAYLGAHGIKFHPHPGAHLSKKPGRWIVAAEQVETSRLYGRGIAAIEPQWLEEVGAHLLKKQLLDPHWSKKQADVVALERATLYGLVVYNGRRVSYGRVDPHAARNTFIRQALVEGEWETKWHFLPANLKLMRKVEELEHKSRRQDVLVDDELIFAFYDQQLPRDVYSGATFDQWFRLHSKDKPELLRLSKDELMRHEAAGITTDNFPKLLKLGGVDCTASYLHSPGDARDGVTVTVPLFVLNQVSEERAEWLVPGMLKDKIQALLKSLPQRPRSRFVPLPESAARLAALFTQPERWAQQGSGLIDALLKQVRDETSLDVKRADFKLDMLSPHLFMNFRITDEHGRQLDQGRNLGALKSKLGSQARGAFQELASLKVAAVASVQPDVAIDEAQTGAQKAQAAAKTEAVAGKAGQPKQAAAAQPHDARYKEWSFGELPELMEIRQGNQTLLGFPALIDHGDCVGIAVFDEPEMAAAKHRVGLRRLFALQIRDALKYLEKNIPDLQKMAVAYMPLGTQEELRAQIIDVAIDRAFLQEPLPANANDFKQRVQDGRGRLTLIANEVARMAGVILVEYAAAARKIKDTKNAPDATKDAGEQLNKLMPKNFIAVAPWTQLGHYARYLKAITTRLDKYRADPARDALKLKELQPLEQRYWRLVAERKGQVDARMQEYRWMLEELRVSFFAQELRTPYPVSSKRLDKVWQQLQH